A window from Ktedonobacterales bacterium encodes these proteins:
- a CDS encoding CHAD domain-containing protein has product MANARIQAHIRPYGTVTENARRILRARLAELYVWAQYAHDESRVREQHQMRIAAKRLRYTLELFRDFLPEQAGDCIKALKGVQDVLGLLHDCDVLIAILRSASFAPDEETALFAVVPEAQDLPPALLEALGQPTRLDGLSSRSSGKRKKGKQSKDAPAKKRPNAHKQARKQTKMGRRKRAIMLAEEARSPARPNDEQRAALEHFLIAKARERESLYRQFVKRWDKMEERENRAAILHLVEGAETTGRFQARPVAAHDALKPAQQL; this is encoded by the coding sequence AAACGCCAGGATACAAGCGCATATTCGGCCCTATGGGACCGTCACTGAAAATGCTCGGCGCATTTTGCGCGCGCGGCTGGCGGAACTCTACGTCTGGGCGCAGTATGCGCACGACGAGAGCCGGGTCCGCGAGCAGCACCAGATGCGTATTGCCGCCAAACGGCTGCGCTACACGCTGGAACTCTTCCGCGATTTCTTGCCTGAACAGGCTGGCGATTGTATCAAAGCCTTGAAAGGGGTACAGGACGTGCTGGGTCTGCTCCATGATTGCGATGTTCTCATCGCCATCCTGCGCAGCGCCTCGTTCGCGCCCGATGAGGAGACCGCCCTGTTTGCGGTGGTCCCCGAAGCGCAAGACCTGCCCCCCGCGCTGCTGGAGGCGCTGGGTCAGCCGACGCGCCTGGATGGCTTGTCCTCCAGGTCGTCCGGGAAGCGGAAGAAAGGAAAACAGAGCAAGGACGCACCAGCGAAGAAACGCCCAAACGCGCACAAGCAGGCTCGAAAACAGACGAAAATGGGCCGGAGAAAACGCGCGATCATGCTGGCCGAAGAGGCGCGCTCGCCAGCGCGCCCCAACGACGAGCAGCGAGCGGCTCTGGAACACTTCTTGATCGCCAAAGCGCGCGAACGTGAGAGCCTCTATCGGCAGTTTGTAAAGCGTTGGGACAAAATGGAAGAGCGCGAAAATCGCGCAGCCATCCTTCATCTCGTGGAGGGGGCCGAGACAACAGGCCGCTTCCAGGCTCGTCCCGTTGCAGCCCATGATGCGCTCAAGCCAGCGCAGCAGCTATAA